From the genome of Eucalyptus grandis isolate ANBG69807.140 chromosome 2, ASM1654582v1, whole genome shotgun sequence, one region includes:
- the LOC104426651 gene encoding probable UDP-arabinopyranose mutase 5 isoform X1 has protein sequence MSQASIKENEVDIVIGAIHPDLTSFMNGWRSVFSRFHLIIVKDPDLKQELNIPDGFDVDVYTKSDIDRVVGSSSISFSGYSCRYFGFLVSRKKYVVSIDDDCLPAQDSTGDFVDAVAQHIVNLTNPATPFFFNTLYDPYRKGADFVRGYPFSLRTGVACALSCGLWLNLADYDAPTQALKPGERNARYVDAVLTIPTGTLMPVSGINIAFDREAVGPALFPALRLAAEGKFRWETIEDIWSGMCVKVACDHLSLGVKSGLPYVWRKDRGDAVESLKKEWQGVKLMEHVVPFFQSVRLPRTATTAEDCVVEMAGAIKQQLGATDPVFARAAEAMVEWIRIWKAVGSGSPGK, from the coding sequence ATGTCTCAAGCAAGCATCAAGGAAAACGAGGTTGATATTGTGATTGGAGCGATCCATCCTGACCTCACATCCTTCATGAATGGATGGAGATCAGTTTTCTCCCGATTCCACCTGATAATTGTCAAAGACCCTGATCTTAAACAGGAACTTAACATACCTGATGGCTTCGATGTCGACGTCTACACGAAGTCCGACATAGACCGGGTTGTTGGTtcctcttcaatttcattttctggcTACTCATGCCGTTATTTTGGTTTCCTTGTCTCGAGAAAGAAGTACGTTGTATCCATTGATGACGACTGTCTACCAGCTCAGGATAGTACTGGTGATTTTGTGGATGCTGTGGCACAGCACATAGTCAATCTTACCAACCCGGCCACTCCTTTCTTCTTTAACACACTCTACGATCCTTACCGCAAGGGTGCCGACTTCGTGCGTGGCTATCCATTCAGCTTGCGGACCGGGGTAGCTTGTGCTTTATCATGTGGACTTTGGCTCAATCTGGCAGACTATGATGCCCCCACACAAGCTCTTAAACCAGGGGAGCGAAATGCTCGATATGTGGATGCTGTTTTGACCATTCCAACAGGGACTCTTATGCCAGTGAGTGGAATAAACATAGCCTTTGATCGCGAGGCAGTAGGTCCAGCCTTGTTCCCTGCGCTGAGGCTGGCTGCTGAAGGGAAATTTAGATGGGAAACCATAGAGGACATATGGAGTGGAATGTGTGTTAAGGTGGCGTGCGATCACTTGTCTTTGGGCGTGAAAAGTGGGCTGCCTTACGTTTGGAGGAAGGATAGAGGAGATGCTGTAGAGAGTCTGAAGAAAGAGTGGCAAGGCGTAAAGCTAATGGAACATGTGGTGCCTTTCTTTCAGTCGGTGAGACTTCCCCGAACTGCAACTACGGCTGAGGATTGTGTGGTGGAAATGGCAGGGGCCATAAAGCAGCAGCTTGGAGCAACAGATCCTGTGTTTGCCCGTGCTGCTGAAGCCATGGTCGAATGGATCAGGATTTGGAAGGCTGTTGGGTCAGGCTCCCCTGGAAAGTAG
- the LOC104426651 gene encoding probable UDP-arabinopyranose mutase 5 isoform X2: protein MRNPPSLLSLSIDSAVLNLAHFSDLSPLPDHVLLDLILRTLRAGKLNEKVLKLFLATGKDEVLAFIKTLKIRPVLDPVLPTTSIKENEVDIVIGAIHPDLTSFMNGWRSVFSRFHLIIVKDPDLKQELNIPDGFDVDVYTKSDIDRVVGSSSISFSGYSCRYFGFLVSRKKYVVSIDDDCLPAQDSTGDFVDAVAQHIVNLTNPATPFFFNTLYDPYRKGADFVRGYPFSLRTGVACALSCGLWLNLADYDAPTQALKPGERNARYVDAVLTIPTGTLMPVSGINIAFDREAVGPALFPALRLAAEGKFRWETIEDIWSGMCVKVACDHLSLGVKSGLPYVWRKDRGDAVESLKKEWQGVKLMEHVVPFFQSVRLPRTATTAEDCVVEMAGAIKQQLGATDPVFARAAEAMVEWIRIWKAVGSGSPGK from the exons ATGAGAAACCcgccatctctcctctctctctcgattgaCTCGGCAGTCCTCAACCTCGCCCACTTCTCCGATCTCTCCCCGCTCCCCGATCACGTCCTCCTCGATCTCATCTTg AGGACATTGAGAGCTGGAAAGCTGAATGAGAAGGTCCTGAAGCTCTTCTTGGCAACAGGAAAAGATGAGGTTCTTGCATTCATCAAGACTCTGAAAATTCGTCCTGTCCTCGATCCTGTCCTTCCTACGA CAAGCATCAAGGAAAACGAGGTTGATATTGTGATTGGAGCGATCCATCCTGACCTCACATCCTTCATGAATGGATGGAGATCAGTTTTCTCCCGATTCCACCTGATAATTGTCAAAGACCCTGATCTTAAACAGGAACTTAACATACCTGATGGCTTCGATGTCGACGTCTACACGAAGTCCGACATAGACCGGGTTGTTGGTtcctcttcaatttcattttctggcTACTCATGCCGTTATTTTGGTTTCCTTGTCTCGAGAAAGAAGTACGTTGTATCCATTGATGACGACTGTCTACCAGCTCAGGATAGTACTGGTGATTTTGTGGATGCTGTGGCACAGCACATAGTCAATCTTACCAACCCGGCCACTCCTTTCTTCTTTAACACACTCTACGATCCTTACCGCAAGGGTGCCGACTTCGTGCGTGGCTATCCATTCAGCTTGCGGACCGGGGTAGCTTGTGCTTTATCATGTGGACTTTGGCTCAATCTGGCAGACTATGATGCCCCCACACAAGCTCTTAAACCAGGGGAGCGAAATGCTCGATATGTGGATGCTGTTTTGACCATTCCAACAGGGACTCTTATGCCAGTGAGTGGAATAAACATAGCCTTTGATCGCGAGGCAGTAGGTCCAGCCTTGTTCCCTGCGCTGAGGCTGGCTGCTGAAGGGAAATTTAGATGGGAAACCATAGAGGACATATGGAGTGGAATGTGTGTTAAGGTGGCGTGCGATCACTTGTCTTTGGGCGTGAAAAGTGGGCTGCCTTACGTTTGGAGGAAGGATAGAGGAGATGCTGTAGAGAGTCTGAAGAAAGAGTGGCAAGGCGTAAAGCTAATGGAACATGTGGTGCCTTTCTTTCAGTCGGTGAGACTTCCCCGAACTGCAACTACGGCTGAGGATTGTGTGGTGGAAATGGCAGGGGCCATAAAGCAGCAGCTTGGAGCAACAGATCCTGTGTTTGCCCGTGCTGCTGAAGCCATGGTCGAATGGATCAGGATTTGGAAGGCTGTTGGGTCAGGCTCCCCTGGAAAGTAG
- the LOC120290303 gene encoding uncharacterized protein LOC120290303 has protein sequence MQRNGAEDRPRRSSFGSENSVDVGNGDGHGDGDVTQANGHDGDGHSTGSTDTSSPIDNMPGDASTSGKSESDSAHLSRIGRWRQNHKLGLLTAKFFLMKKFL, from the exons ATGCAGCGCAATGGCGCGGAGGATCGCCCCCGGAGATCCTCCTTTGGGTCCGAGAATTCCGTCGATGTCGGCAACGGCGACGGCCACGGCGACGGTGACGTGACCCAGGCCAATGGCCACGACGGTGACGGTCATTCTACGG GATCCACCGACACAAGTTCCCCTATTGACAACATGCCTGGGGATGCATCAACTTCTGGAAAGTCAGAATCAGACTCTGCCCATCTTTCAAGAATTGGGCGGTGGAGACAAAACCACAAACTTGGTCTTCTTACGgctaaattttttttgatgaaaaagTTCCTCTGA